A single genomic interval of Amycolatopsis albispora harbors:
- a CDS encoding phosphoenolpyruvate carboxykinase (GTP) — MTAVAIPGLDAAPTTHSKVLAWVREVAELTTPDRVVWVDGSEEESARINAELVEAGTFVPLKAKPNSFWAASDPDDVARVEERTFICSEREEDAGPTNNWAHPGEMKATMTELYRGCMRGRTMYVIPFCMGPLGDDDPKLGIEITDFAYVVASMRVMTRMGQAALDKFVTEDGTEREFVPALHSVGAPLGPGEQDVPWPCNSTKYITHFPEERMIWSYGSGYGGNSLLGKKCYSLRIASVMARDEGWLAEHMLILKLISPEDKAYYIAAAFPSACGKTNLAMLQPTIPGWRVETLGDDIAWMRFGEDGRLYAVNPEFGFFGVAPGTNWHTNPNAMRTIEQGNSVFTNVALTDDGDIWWEGMEGTPEHATSWKKQEWTPESEEKAAHPNSRYCTPMSQCPILAPEWDDPKGVPISAILFGGRRATTVPLVTESRDWQHGVFMGATMSSEKTAAAAGKVGEVRRDPMAMLPFLGYHAADYFKHWISLGKDADAAKLPKIFYVNWFRRGDDKRFLWPGFGENSRVLKWVIGRIEGEASATETPIGWVPTADDLDIEGIEEPKSDVEEALRVDPEEWRQELPLIEEWFAKIGDKVPSNLHDELAALRQRLG, encoded by the coding sequence ATGACTGCAGTAGCCATCCCCGGACTCGACGCCGCCCCGACCACGCACAGCAAGGTCCTGGCGTGGGTGCGGGAGGTCGCTGAGCTGACCACGCCCGACCGAGTGGTGTGGGTGGACGGGTCCGAAGAGGAGTCCGCGCGGATCAACGCCGAACTGGTCGAGGCCGGCACCTTCGTGCCGCTCAAGGCCAAGCCGAACTCGTTCTGGGCCGCCTCCGACCCGGACGACGTCGCCCGCGTCGAGGAGCGCACGTTCATCTGTTCCGAGCGCGAGGAAGACGCCGGGCCGACGAACAACTGGGCGCACCCCGGTGAGATGAAGGCGACCATGACCGAGCTGTACCGCGGGTGCATGCGGGGTCGCACGATGTACGTCATCCCGTTCTGCATGGGGCCGCTCGGCGACGACGACCCGAAGCTCGGCATCGAGATCACCGACTTCGCCTACGTGGTCGCCTCGATGCGCGTGATGACCAGGATGGGGCAGGCGGCGCTGGACAAGTTCGTCACCGAGGACGGCACCGAGCGCGAGTTCGTGCCCGCGCTGCACTCGGTCGGCGCCCCGCTCGGCCCCGGCGAGCAGGACGTGCCGTGGCCGTGCAACTCGACCAAGTACATCACCCACTTCCCCGAGGAGCGGATGATCTGGAGCTACGGCTCCGGCTACGGCGGCAACTCGCTGCTCGGCAAGAAGTGCTACTCGCTGCGGATCGCGTCGGTGATGGCCCGTGACGAGGGCTGGCTCGCCGAGCACATGCTGATCCTGAAGCTGATCTCGCCCGAGGACAAGGCGTACTACATCGCCGCCGCGTTCCCCAGCGCCTGCGGCAAGACCAACCTGGCCATGCTGCAGCCGACCATTCCCGGCTGGCGCGTGGAGACCCTCGGCGACGACATCGCCTGGATGCGCTTCGGTGAGGACGGCCGCCTGTACGCGGTCAACCCCGAGTTCGGCTTCTTCGGCGTCGCGCCGGGCACCAACTGGCACACCAACCCGAACGCCATGCGCACCATCGAGCAGGGCAACTCGGTGTTCACCAACGTCGCGCTGACCGACGACGGCGACATCTGGTGGGAGGGCATGGAGGGCACGCCCGAGCACGCCACCTCCTGGAAGAAGCAGGAGTGGACGCCGGAGTCCGAGGAGAAGGCGGCCCATCCGAACTCCCGCTACTGCACGCCGATGTCGCAGTGCCCGATCCTGGCGCCGGAGTGGGACGACCCGAAGGGCGTGCCGATCTCGGCGATCCTGTTCGGCGGCCGCCGCGCCACCACGGTGCCGCTGGTCACCGAGTCGCGCGACTGGCAGCACGGCGTGTTCATGGGCGCCACCATGTCCTCGGAGAAGACCGCCGCCGCCGCGGGCAAGGTCGGCGAGGTCCGGCGCGACCCGATGGCGATGCTGCCGTTCCTCGGTTACCACGCCGCCGACTACTTCAAGCACTGGATCTCGCTCGGCAAGGACGCCGACGCGGCGAAGCTGCCGAAGATCTTCTACGTGAACTGGTTCCGCCGCGGCGACGACAAGCGCTTCCTGTGGCCGGGATTCGGCGAGAACTCGCGCGTGCTGAAGTGGGTCATCGGCCGCATCGAGGGCGAGGCCTCGGCCACCGAGACCCCGATCGGCTGGGTGCCGACCGCCGACGACCTCGACATCGAGGGCATCGAGGAGCCCAAGTCCGACGTCGAGGAAGCCCTGCGCGTGGACCCCGAGGAGTGGCGCCAGGAGCTGCCGCTGATCGAGGAGTGGTTCGCGAAGATCGGCGACAAGGTGCCGTCCAACCTGCACGACGAGCTGGCTGCGCTGCGCCAGCGCCTCGGCTGA
- a CDS encoding nucleotide exchange factor GrpE, which translates to MSLWSRKHDQVDPAEEPTSKITATSLAEIIGSVDGTESRPPASEPDVEPVGVIVPGGDVDQASVERQTLIQLCLYALDRARSGGVVERLEQGLAEVGVRALRPDGERFDPAVHEAGGAVPTEDPALDGIVAETEVVGFADRDRLLRAPIVTVYTRK; encoded by the coding sequence ATGTCGTTGTGGTCCCGCAAGCACGACCAGGTCGACCCGGCCGAGGAGCCGACCAGCAAGATCACCGCGACCAGCCTCGCCGAAATCATCGGCTCGGTGGACGGAACCGAGTCGCGCCCCCCGGCGTCGGAACCCGATGTGGAGCCCGTAGGAGTGATCGTGCCCGGCGGGGACGTGGACCAGGCGTCCGTCGAACGGCAAACGCTGATCCAGCTGTGCCTGTACGCGCTGGACCGCGCGCGCAGCGGCGGCGTGGTGGAACGCCTGGAGCAGGGCCTGGCCGAGGTCGGGGTGCGGGCGCTGCGCCCGGACGGTGAGCGCTTCGACCCGGCGGTGCACGAGGCGGGCGGCGCGGTGCCGACCGAGGACCCGGCACTCGACGGCATCGTCGCGGAGACCGAGGTGGTCGGCTTCGCCGATCGCGACCGGCTCCTTCGTGCCCCGATTGTCACCGTCTACACGCGGAAATAG
- a CDS encoding TetR/AcrR family transcriptional regulator, producing the protein MAPGAKLLWEPRTPGARGPKPVLSVDRIVAVATEVADAEGLAAVSMQRVADELGFTKMSLYRHVPGKADLVAVMTDRAFGEPVELADGDWRTQLREWCRLMYAALERHPWLLDSSLCPRVWGPFELGWVERALVALEGTGLTGGERLDAVATLSGHLRAIAEQARNSATPEADFARTLGALMAEHAERFPSMAAAMAEAADGGQDNALDFGLDRILDGLAVLIESRRTR; encoded by the coding sequence GTGGCCCCGGGCGCCAAGTTGCTGTGGGAACCGCGCACGCCCGGCGCCCGCGGCCCGAAACCGGTGCTCAGCGTGGACCGGATCGTGGCGGTGGCGACCGAGGTGGCCGACGCCGAGGGCCTGGCCGCGGTGTCCATGCAGCGGGTCGCCGACGAGCTGGGCTTCACCAAGATGTCGCTCTACCGGCACGTGCCCGGCAAGGCCGACCTGGTCGCGGTGATGACCGACCGGGCCTTCGGCGAGCCGGTCGAGCTCGCCGACGGCGACTGGCGCACGCAACTGCGCGAATGGTGCCGGCTGATGTACGCCGCGCTGGAGCGGCACCCGTGGCTGCTCGACAGCTCCCTGTGCCCGCGCGTGTGGGGGCCGTTCGAGCTGGGCTGGGTCGAACGCGCGCTCGTCGCGCTCGAAGGCACCGGCCTGACCGGTGGCGAACGCCTGGACGCGGTCGCCACGCTGTCCGGTCACCTGCGCGCGATCGCCGAGCAGGCCAGGAACTCGGCCACGCCGGAAGCCGATTTCGCGCGCACCCTCGGCGCGCTGATGGCCGAGCACGCGGAGCGCTTCCCGTCGATGGCCGCGGCCATGGCGGAGGCGGCTGATGGTGGTCAGGACAACGCGCTCGACTTCGGCCTCGACCGCATCCTCGACGGTCTCGCCGTACTCATCGAGAGCCGCCGCACCCGCTGA
- a CDS encoding sensor histidine kinase, translated as MRRLSLWLRKHPMVGDSCIALLLLLFDLLLFVVSATEETGLAVHPWYVTVPVDLLVVLPVVFRRKHPVWAAYAALLIGSVHGGLMLGVAGFFAGMIAVYTLVVYAGRRHGALYLLISLSASSIQLFVQTSDELTMNLILVVLAYALCWLLGEFVGARRAYHVEVEARLHLLETERDQATRIAVANERGRIARELHDVVAHAVSVIVVQADGASYAIRSNPDLAERAVQTISETGRGALAELRRLLDVLRNEDAESEPRVPQPNASSLTELAQRVGAAGLPVEVEVDENFDDLPAGVSLGVYRIVQESLTNTLKHGGPGAKAVVKVHREADGVRIEVADNGSGARPVPVPARGATAAPAPLPGGNGLIGMRERANVLGGKLEVGPRPGGGWRVHATLPVRLDP; from the coding sequence GTGCGCCGGCTCAGTCTCTGGTTACGGAAACACCCGATGGTCGGGGACAGCTGCATAGCCCTGTTGCTGCTGTTGTTCGACCTGCTGTTGTTCGTGGTGTCCGCGACCGAGGAAACCGGGCTCGCGGTCCACCCGTGGTACGTCACGGTCCCGGTGGACCTGCTGGTCGTGCTGCCGGTGGTGTTCCGCCGCAAGCACCCGGTGTGGGCGGCCTACGCGGCGCTGCTGATCGGCAGCGTGCACGGCGGGCTGATGCTGGGCGTGGCCGGGTTCTTCGCCGGGATGATCGCGGTCTACACGCTGGTGGTCTACGCCGGACGGCGGCACGGCGCGCTGTACCTGCTGATCAGCCTCTCGGCCAGCTCGATCCAGCTGTTCGTGCAGACCAGCGACGAGCTGACGATGAACCTCATCCTGGTGGTGCTCGCCTACGCCCTGTGCTGGCTGCTCGGCGAGTTCGTCGGGGCACGGCGCGCGTACCACGTGGAAGTGGAGGCCAGGTTGCATCTCCTGGAAACCGAACGAGACCAGGCCACCCGCATCGCGGTGGCCAACGAACGCGGCCGGATCGCGCGGGAACTGCACGACGTGGTCGCGCACGCGGTCAGCGTGATCGTGGTGCAGGCCGACGGCGCCTCCTACGCCATCCGGTCCAATCCGGACCTCGCCGAGCGCGCGGTGCAGACGATCTCCGAGACCGGCCGCGGCGCGCTCGCCGAGCTGCGGCGGCTGCTGGACGTGCTGCGCAACGAGGACGCCGAGAGCGAACCGCGCGTGCCGCAGCCCAACGCCAGCTCGCTGACCGAGCTGGCCCAGCGGGTCGGCGCCGCCGGGCTGCCGGTGGAGGTGGAGGTCGACGAGAACTTCGACGACCTGCCAGCCGGGGTGTCCCTCGGGGTCTACCGGATCGTGCAGGAGTCGCTGACGAACACGCTCAAGCACGGCGGGCCCGGCGCGAAGGCGGTGGTCAAGGTGCACCGGGAAGCCGACGGCGTGCGGATCGAAGTGGCCGACAACGGCAGTGGCGCACGGCCGGTGCCGGTGCCCGCGCGCGGTGCCACGGCCGCACCCGCGCCGCTGCCCGGCGGGAACGGGCTGATCGGCATGCGCGAACGGGCGAACGTGCTCGGCGGCAAGCTGGAGGTCGGCCCACGGCCGGGTGGTGGCTGGCGGGTGCACGCCACGCTGCCGGTTAGGTTGGACCCGTGA
- a CDS encoding FAD-dependent monooxygenase, translating into MSGKNVLISGASVAGPALAYWLGHHGFHPTVVEIAPAPREGGYAVDFRGEVHLTVLERMGVLERIRTQQTGGTPIRFVDEHDRKLLELPVEFAGGAVEIRRSDLSAILREHSAHTTEYVYGDSISSLTDTGDGVHVTFESGTERTFDLVVGADGLHSNVRRLAFGPEDRFVSHLGYYVAGWELPTPSWLGDAAVGHNTPGKYASAAIDHLNPAMAGSYVLFASPELAYDRRDVEQQKRLIAEGLAGMGWRVPELLGTLPAAKELYFDSISRADVPSWSTGRIALLGDAACGATLGGMGTGTAMVAAYVLAGELARADHRTAFTRYERLLRDFATECQKGGDRTGKFLAPRSALGIWLRNKSLSNKLLLKLMLKAGEEVSSNLSLPDYRSESAAR; encoded by the coding sequence ATGAGCGGCAAGAACGTGCTGATCTCCGGCGCCAGCGTGGCCGGACCGGCACTGGCCTACTGGCTGGGTCACCACGGTTTTCACCCGACCGTGGTGGAGATCGCCCCGGCACCGCGCGAGGGCGGGTACGCGGTGGACTTCCGCGGAGAAGTGCACCTGACCGTGCTGGAGCGGATGGGCGTGCTCGAGCGGATCCGCACCCAGCAGACCGGCGGCACGCCGATCCGGTTCGTCGACGAGCACGACCGCAAGCTGCTGGAGCTGCCGGTCGAATTCGCCGGTGGCGCGGTGGAGATCCGGCGCTCCGACCTGTCCGCGATCCTGCGGGAGCACAGCGCCCACACCACCGAGTACGTCTACGGCGATTCGATCAGCTCGCTGACCGACACCGGCGACGGCGTGCACGTCACCTTCGAAAGCGGCACCGAACGCACCTTCGACCTGGTCGTCGGCGCCGACGGGCTGCACTCGAACGTGCGCAGGCTGGCCTTCGGCCCCGAGGACCGGTTCGTCAGCCACCTCGGTTACTACGTCGCGGGCTGGGAACTGCCGACACCGTCCTGGCTGGGTGACGCCGCGGTCGGGCACAACACGCCGGGCAAGTACGCCTCGGCCGCGATCGACCACCTGAACCCGGCGATGGCGGGCAGTTACGTGCTGTTCGCGTCACCGGAGCTGGCGTACGACCGGCGGGACGTCGAGCAACAGAAACGGCTCATCGCCGAGGGGCTGGCCGGAATGGGCTGGCGGGTGCCGGAACTGCTCGGCACGCTCCCGGCGGCGAAGGAGCTGTACTTCGACTCGATCAGCCGCGCCGACGTGCCCAGCTGGTCGACCGGCCGGATCGCGTTGCTCGGCGACGCGGCCTGCGGCGCCACGCTCGGCGGCATGGGCACCGGCACCGCGATGGTCGCCGCCTACGTGCTGGCCGGGGAACTGGCGCGGGCCGACCACCGCACCGCGTTCACCCGCTACGAGCGGCTGCTGCGGGACTTCGCGACGGAATGCCAGAAGGGCGGCGACCGCACGGGCAAGTTCCTCGCACCGCGCTCGGCGCTCGGCATCTGGCTGCGGAACAAGTCGCTGAGCAACAAGCTGCTACTCAAGCTGATGCTGAAGGCGGGAGAGGAGGTCAGCTCGAACCTCAGCCTGCCGGACTATCGGTCCGAATCTGCTGCCAGATGA
- a CDS encoding ABC transporter ATP-binding protein — translation MGIITESMGIRVGRQWLFRGLDCAVGPGECLALVGPNGSGKSSLLRVLYGMQAPTEGRVEVAGQIPDERSVAFRRRVSVLLDDSDVFAELTPEQHIELLAGSFGTETDGARLLAEAGLGERAGVAAGSLSAGQRRRLMLLGATARPFEVLLLDEPERALDADGRDWLAGLVRRAKEDGAAIVLATHHQPLLETAESVITLPGAE, via the coding sequence ATGGGGATCATCACCGAATCCATGGGAATCCGCGTGGGCAGGCAATGGCTGTTCCGCGGGCTCGACTGCGCGGTGGGTCCGGGTGAGTGCCTCGCACTGGTCGGCCCGAACGGCAGCGGGAAATCGAGCCTGCTGCGCGTTCTTTACGGTATGCAGGCGCCAACCGAAGGACGGGTGGAGGTGGCCGGGCAAATTCCCGACGAGCGCAGTGTGGCGTTCCGGCGGCGGGTTTCGGTGCTGCTGGACGATTCCGACGTGTTCGCCGAACTGACCCCGGAGCAGCACATCGAACTGCTCGCCGGGAGCTTCGGTACCGAAACCGATGGGGCGCGGCTGCTCGCGGAGGCCGGGCTCGGGGAACGGGCCGGAGTGGCGGCGGGCAGCCTTTCGGCCGGGCAGCGGCGGCGCCTGATGCTGCTCGGCGCCACCGCCAGGCCGTTCGAGGTACTGTTGCTCGACGAACCCGAACGCGCGCTCGACGCCGACGGCCGCGACTGGCTGGCCGGGCTGGTGCGGCGAGCCAAGGAGGACGGTGCCGCGATCGTGCTGGCCACCCACCACCAGCCCCTGCTGGAGACCGCGGAGTCGGTGATCACCCTTCCCGGCGCCGAATGA
- a CDS encoding DUF6802 family protein, whose protein sequence is MWVDESGGTDTTDTAAAEEMTVTVDGEEYTADVNFDMNEDGVNDTATIETEDGGVQAFVDTDADGDADEFIELDAQGEVVSHAAYDEASGDWVDISSGGSTGDDTDPGTQTGSEGGITADLPEGEVEVGPATVDTDNDGVNDTAIVEDSSGNTIGFTDVDGDGEADLAVVIDSSGASTTYEHTGDGEWTETGSSNAVGEPAAASASDAAWGGDGSQPVEGVAKIDSSTGQWISPN, encoded by the coding sequence GTGTGGGTCGACGAGAGCGGTGGCACCGACACCACCGACACCGCTGCCGCGGAAGAGATGACGGTGACCGTCGACGGCGAGGAGTACACCGCTGACGTCAACTTCGACATGAACGAAGACGGCGTCAACGACACCGCGACGATCGAGACCGAGGACGGTGGCGTCCAGGCCTTCGTCGACACCGACGCCGACGGCGACGCCGACGAGTTCATCGAGCTGGACGCGCAGGGCGAGGTGGTCTCCCACGCGGCGTACGACGAAGCGTCGGGTGACTGGGTGGACATCAGCTCCGGCGGTAGCACCGGTGACGACACCGACCCCGGCACCCAGACCGGGAGCGAAGGCGGGATCACCGCCGACCTGCCCGAGGGTGAGGTGGAGGTCGGACCGGCCACCGTGGACACCGACAACGACGGGGTCAACGACACCGCGATCGTGGAGGACTCCTCCGGCAACACCATCGGTTTCACCGACGTCGACGGCGACGGCGAGGCCGATCTTGCCGTGGTGATCGACTCCAGCGGGGCGTCCACCACCTACGAGCACACCGGCGACGGCGAGTGGACCGAGACCGGCAGCTCCAACGCGGTCGGCGAGCCCGCCGCCGCCTCCGCGAGCGACGCCGCCTGGGGTGGCGACGGCTCGCAGCCGGTGGAAGGGGTCGCCAAGATCGACTCCAGCACCGGGCAGTGGATCAGCCCCAACTGA
- a CDS encoding helix-turn-helix domain-containing protein: MVRVPLTEAERVRGERLGAALREARGARSMVEVAAEAGISVETLRKIETGRIPTPAFFTVTAIAAAVRLPLDVLREAAEPEEPLTRVS, from the coding sequence ATGGTGCGGGTTCCGTTGACCGAGGCAGAGCGAGTACGCGGCGAGCGGCTCGGCGCCGCGCTGCGGGAGGCGCGTGGGGCCCGGAGCATGGTCGAGGTGGCCGCCGAAGCCGGGATCTCGGTGGAGACCCTGCGCAAGATCGAGACCGGGCGCATCCCGACGCCGGCCTTCTTCACCGTCACGGCCATCGCCGCCGCGGTGCGGTTGCCGCTGGACGTGCTGCGCGAGGCCGCCGAGCCGGAAGAACCGCTGACCAGGGTGTCCTAG
- a CDS encoding EndoU domain-containing protein, with the protein MGGGHAAGTGRRATTEFPAAWSGSRILELVTDVANRPDEPPRRLRNGRWRAAGVREGVSIVVLVEPDGRVHTGFPTAGPGVVRNPDTAADPANPTVADLTESRVSFYAEKLITQLANRVPSVELAAYHELYVAGEWEELVDVLAAHLIADRTPLTVDELADFERLLNSYDTPQPGCHFLNDRERVLAALQPGSVPR; encoded by the coding sequence GTGGGTGGTGGGCACGCAGCGGGAACCGGTCGGCGGGCGACCACCGAATTCCCGGCCGCCTGGTCCGGCAGCCGGATCCTCGAGCTGGTCACCGACGTGGCCAACCGGCCGGACGAGCCGCCGCGGCGGCTGCGCAACGGCCGCTGGCGGGCGGCGGGCGTGCGCGAGGGCGTGTCGATCGTGGTGCTGGTCGAGCCGGACGGCCGGGTGCACACCGGCTTCCCGACCGCGGGCCCCGGCGTGGTGCGCAATCCGGACACCGCGGCCGACCCGGCCAATCCGACCGTCGCCGACCTCACCGAGAGCCGGGTCAGCTTCTACGCCGAAAAGCTGATCACGCAGCTGGCGAACCGGGTGCCCTCGGTGGAGCTGGCGGCCTACCACGAGCTGTACGTGGCCGGTGAGTGGGAAGAACTGGTCGACGTGCTCGCCGCGCACCTGATCGCCGACCGCACGCCGCTGACCGTGGACGAACTGGCCGACTTCGAGCGGCTGCTCAATTCGTACGACACCCCGCAGCCCGGCTGCCACTTCCTGAACGACCGCGAGCGCGTGCTCGCCGCGCTGCAGCCCGGCTCTGTGCCGCGCTAG
- a CDS encoding dynamin family protein encodes MTAPAALGSIGKPTLPAQVKQARETLLALLRELDPQAAKWVDDLRKARPKKPSVVVVGETNRGKSSLVNALLAMPGLSPVDANVATATYLVFEHAEEWSAQACYPGQLAPVGVEMNELVRWVSASHELPEGQLPPRYVEVSGPVPLLERVSIVDTPGVGGLDSMHAELAMEAAANATALLFVVDASAPFTSSELNFLRSMGDRVETVLFALTKTDQFRGWRQVLDADRELLNEHAPRFADAVFHPVSARMFELAAKAPNEQAKTMLREQSGVAALQSAMQEMLVGRSAMLGEANTLRALSSALAEQHSKLQAERRALSAGEAEAEVLRERRDQLAAERRSSTRGWQLRLRGEIQRTRVEIGHEGNRQMRDAQSYFRQQIDAAKREQIQELPGQVDVALQTISQRMSLALAQRLNQVTDVALAELFSPEELDVIRAQFARAGGPPVVLRPPDKRPPTAEDKLLVFMGVSGGVGAGKLVAAPLAGFALFNPVVLPATIVIGLGAGWWMARTRRHAADKQHMKQWLVESIADARSTLDQLVAEQLIEAEQQLSLALDEALGRRIEAIEAELKEVDKTIKMGTQERAKKLSLVTKRITQVNEGRERAEGFLSRIRTLRDKTS; translated from the coding sequence GTGACCGCACCAGCCGCACTCGGATCGATCGGTAAGCCCACCCTGCCCGCGCAGGTGAAGCAGGCCAGGGAGACCCTGCTGGCACTGCTGCGCGAGCTGGATCCGCAGGCCGCCAAATGGGTGGACGACCTGCGCAAGGCGCGGCCGAAGAAACCGTCGGTGGTGGTGGTCGGCGAGACCAACCGCGGCAAGAGCTCACTGGTCAACGCGCTGCTGGCGATGCCGGGCCTGTCCCCGGTCGACGCGAACGTGGCCACCGCGACCTACCTGGTCTTCGAGCACGCCGAGGAGTGGTCGGCGCAGGCCTGCTACCCCGGTCAGCTGGCCCCGGTCGGGGTCGAGATGAACGAGCTGGTCCGCTGGGTGTCGGCGAGCCACGAGCTGCCGGAGGGCCAGCTCCCGCCGCGGTACGTCGAGGTGAGCGGCCCGGTCCCGCTGCTCGAGCGCGTGTCCATTGTGGACACCCCGGGGGTCGGTGGCCTGGACTCGATGCACGCCGAGCTGGCGATGGAGGCGGCGGCCAACGCCACCGCGCTGCTCTTCGTGGTGGACGCTTCGGCGCCGTTCACCTCCAGCGAGCTGAACTTCCTGCGCAGCATGGGCGACCGCGTGGAGACCGTGTTGTTCGCGCTGACCAAGACCGACCAGTTCCGCGGCTGGCGGCAGGTGCTCGACGCCGACCGCGAACTGCTCAACGAGCACGCGCCCCGGTTCGCCGACGCGGTGTTCCACCCGGTTTCGGCGCGCATGTTCGAGCTGGCCGCGAAGGCGCCGAACGAGCAGGCCAAGACCATGCTGCGGGAGCAGTCCGGGGTGGCCGCGCTGCAGTCGGCCATGCAGGAGATGCTGGTCGGCCGGTCGGCCATGCTCGGGGAGGCGAACACGCTGCGCGCGCTGTCCAGCGCACTCGCCGAGCAGCACTCGAAGCTGCAGGCCGAGCGCCGCGCGCTGTCCGCCGGCGAGGCCGAGGCCGAGGTGCTGCGTGAACGCCGCGACCAGCTCGCCGCCGAGCGCCGCTCGTCCACCCGCGGCTGGCAGCTGCGCCTGCGTGGCGAGATCCAGCGGACCAGGGTGGAGATCGGGCACGAGGGCAACCGGCAGATGCGCGACGCCCAGTCCTACTTCCGCCAGCAGATCGACGCGGCCAAGCGCGAGCAGATCCAGGAACTGCCCGGCCAGGTCGACGTCGCGCTGCAGACCATCTCGCAGCGCATGTCGCTGGCCTTGGCGCAGCGGCTCAACCAGGTGACCGACGTGGCGCTGGCCGAGCTGTTCTCACCGGAGGAGCTGGACGTCATCCGCGCCCAGTTCGCCAGGGCGGGCGGGCCGCCGGTGGTGCTGCGGCCGCCGGACAAGCGCCCGCCGACCGCCGAGGACAAGCTGCTGGTGTTCATGGGCGTGTCCGGCGGGGTCGGCGCGGGCAAGCTGGTGGCCGCGCCGCTGGCCGGGTTCGCCCTGTTCAACCCGGTGGTGCTGCCGGCCACCATCGTGATCGGGCTGGGCGCGGGCTGGTGGATGGCCAGGACCAGGCGGCACGCGGCGGACAAGCAGCACATGAAGCAGTGGCTGGTGGAGTCCATCGCGGACGCCCGCTCGACGCTGGACCAGCTGGTCGCCGAGCAGCTGATCGAGGCGGAGCAGCAGCTGTCGCTGGCGCTCGACGAGGCGCTCGGCCGCCGGATCGAGGCGATCGAGGCCGAGCTGAAGGAAGTCGACAAGACGATCAAGATGGGCACCCAGGAGCGCGCGAAGAAGCTCAGCCTGGTCACCAAGCGGATCACCCAGGTGAACGAGGGCCGCGAGCGCGCCGAAGGGTTCCTGTCCCGGATCCGGACGCTGAGGGACAAGACGTCGTGA